The following proteins come from a genomic window of Achromobacter sp. AONIH1:
- a CDS encoding ABC transporter ATP-binding protein: MSAVSLENVSKIYAPRSRGLGRLFGRAPGPGFQALNDVSLRIEHGEFFGLLGPNGAGKTTLISILAGLAHATSGRASVCSYDVVADYKSARRALGVVPQELVYDPFFTVRETLRIQSGYFGLRKNDDWIDEILFNLGLADKANSNMRALSGGMKRRVLVAQALVHRPPVIVLDEPTAGVDVDLRRTLWEFISRLNKAGHTIMLTTHYLEEAEALCGRIAMLKGGRVVALDTTQALLARVGGVDLEDAFVRIMHQDDAPAVHSPQPVGTPQ, encoded by the coding sequence ATGTCCGCAGTCAGCCTCGAAAACGTATCCAAAATATATGCACCGCGCTCGCGCGGCCTGGGCAGGCTGTTCGGCCGCGCGCCCGGGCCGGGCTTCCAGGCCCTGAACGACGTCAGCCTGCGCATCGAGCACGGCGAGTTCTTCGGCCTGCTGGGCCCCAACGGCGCCGGCAAGACCACGCTGATCTCCATTCTGGCCGGCCTGGCGCACGCCACCTCCGGCCGCGCGTCGGTCTGTAGCTACGACGTCGTGGCCGACTACAAATCGGCGCGACGGGCGCTGGGCGTGGTGCCGCAGGAACTGGTCTACGACCCGTTCTTCACCGTGCGCGAGACGCTGCGCATCCAGTCGGGCTATTTCGGCCTGCGCAAGAACGACGACTGGATCGACGAGATCCTGTTCAACCTGGGACTGGCCGACAAGGCCAACTCCAACATGCGCGCGCTGTCCGGCGGCATGAAGCGCCGCGTGCTGGTGGCGCAGGCGCTGGTGCACCGCCCGCCCGTGATCGTGCTGGACGAGCCCACCGCCGGCGTGGACGTGGACCTGCGCCGCACGCTGTGGGAATTCATCTCGCGCCTGAACAAGGCCGGCCACACCATCATGCTGACCACGCACTACCTGGAAGAGGCCGAGGCCCTGTGCGGCCGCATCGCCATGCTCAAGGGCGGCCGCGTCGTGGCGCTGGACACCACCCAGGCGCTGCTGGCGCGCGTGGGCGGCGTGGACCTGGAAGACGCCTTCGTGCGCATCATGCATCAGGACGACGCCCCCGCCGTCCACAGCCCGCAACCCGTAGGGACCCCGCAATGA
- a CDS encoding phospholipid-binding protein MlaC: MQFSLFSTFKRLAVAGLMSLAAASANAQTQPDPNGPADKFVLAAADQALAVLKSDGAVKSGNTTRINQVVDQHILPYVNFQKTTRLAAGRYWRQANDKQKHDLAEAFRGTLVRTYSGALTRVDNNTKVTLVPSRGSLDGDDVVVRTQISQTNAAPVGVDYRLEKTPQGWKIYDMNVEGIWLIENYRNQFAQQINQNGIDGLIQALNQRNQ, from the coding sequence ATGCAGTTTTCATTGTTTTCGACATTCAAGCGGCTGGCGGTTGCCGGCCTGATGAGCCTGGCCGCCGCCAGCGCCAATGCCCAGACCCAGCCCGACCCCAACGGGCCGGCCGACAAGTTCGTGCTGGCCGCGGCCGACCAGGCCCTGGCCGTGCTCAAGAGCGACGGCGCGGTCAAGTCCGGCAACACGACGCGCATCAACCAGGTGGTCGACCAGCACATCCTGCCCTACGTGAACTTCCAGAAGACGACCCGCCTGGCCGCCGGCCGCTACTGGCGCCAGGCCAACGACAAGCAGAAGCACGATCTGGCCGAGGCCTTCCGCGGCACGCTGGTGCGCACCTATAGCGGCGCGCTGACGCGGGTCGACAACAACACCAAGGTCACGCTGGTGCCGAGCCGCGGCAGCCTGGATGGCGACGACGTGGTCGTGCGCACACAGATCAGCCAGACCAACGCCGCGCCGGTGGGCGTGGACTACCGCCTGGAAAAGACGCCGCAAGGCTGGAAGATCTACGACATGAACGTCGAGGGCATCTGGCTGATCGAGAACTACCGCAACCAGTTCGCGCAGCAGATCAACCAGAACGGCATCGACGGCCTGATCCAGGCGCTGAACCAGCGCAACCAATAG
- a CDS encoding VacJ family lipoprotein, producing MNTHALSRIATVAAAGALMAGCAAPKNPDPRDPWEGFNRGVYKFNDSVDRVVFKPVAQAYTYVTPQPVRSCVHNIFSNVGDLWSGANSMLQGRGHDFVNTLGRFLFNTTMGVGGCFDVASANGARKIPNDFGTTLGVWGIGQGPYLVLPFFGSSTIRDGVGLAGDFYGRKATYTSISAIDNVPLRNSLWGLSVVDARASLLDATNTIDRVALDPYSFVRDAYLQRRAAMVLGQKVGDESALPNYEDDEDDAKGAAPAMAPVVQPAK from the coding sequence ATGAACACGCACGCTCTTTCCCGCATCGCCACCGTCGCGGCCGCGGGCGCACTGATGGCCGGCTGCGCCGCGCCCAAGAACCCCGATCCGCGCGATCCCTGGGAAGGCTTCAACCGGGGCGTCTACAAGTTCAATGATTCGGTCGACCGGGTGGTCTTCAAGCCCGTCGCCCAGGCCTACACCTACGTCACGCCGCAGCCGGTGCGCAGCTGCGTGCACAACATCTTCAGCAACGTCGGCGACCTCTGGTCCGGCGCCAACAGCATGCTGCAAGGCCGTGGCCACGACTTCGTCAACACGCTGGGCCGCTTCCTGTTCAACACCACCATGGGCGTGGGCGGCTGCTTCGACGTCGCCTCGGCCAACGGCGCGCGCAAGATCCCGAACGACTTCGGCACCACGCTGGGCGTCTGGGGCATCGGCCAGGGCCCGTACCTGGTGCTGCCGTTCTTCGGCTCGTCCACCATCCGCGACGGCGTCGGCCTGGCCGGCGACTTCTACGGTCGCAAGGCCACCTACACCAGCATCAGCGCGATCGACAACGTGCCGCTGCGCAATTCGCTGTGGGGCCTGAGCGTGGTGGACGCGCGCGCCAGCCTGCTGGACGCGACCAACACGATCGACCGCGTGGCGCTGGATCCGTACAGCTTCGTGCGCGACGCCTACCTGCAACGCCGCGCCGCCATGGTGCTGGGCCAGAAGGTGGGCGACGAGTCCGCGCTGCCGAACTACGAAGACGACGAGGACGACGCCAAGGGCGCCGCCCCCGCCATGGCGCCGGTCGTCCAGCCCGCCAAGTAA
- the mlaD gene encoding outer membrane lipid asymmetry maintenance protein MlaD, with amino-acid sequence MSREKTDFWVGLFVLLGAAALAFLALRAGNLSAFSFAPTYTVTANFDNVGGLKVRAPVKSAGVVVGRIAGISFDDKTFQAVVSINLETTYKFPKDSSAAILTSGLLGEQYLGLTPGSEEENFAEGGKIRYTQSAVVLEQLISKFLYGSAEKQGSGGAQEPAKTPAN; translated from the coding sequence ATGTCACGCGAAAAAACCGACTTCTGGGTAGGCCTGTTCGTACTGCTGGGCGCGGCCGCGCTGGCGTTCCTGGCGTTGCGCGCCGGCAACCTGAGCGCCTTCTCCTTCGCGCCCACCTATACCGTCACGGCGAACTTCGATAACGTGGGCGGCCTCAAGGTGCGCGCGCCCGTCAAGAGCGCCGGCGTGGTGGTGGGGCGGATCGCCGGCATCTCCTTCGACGACAAGACCTTCCAGGCGGTGGTGTCCATCAACCTTGAGACGACCTACAAGTTCCCCAAGGACTCGTCGGCCGCCATCCTGACGTCCGGCCTGCTGGGCGAACAGTACCTGGGCCTGACGCCGGGCAGCGAGGAAGAGAACTTTGCCGAGGGCGGCAAAATCCGCTATACCCAAAGCGCCGTCGTGCTCGAGCAGCTGATCAGCAAGTTCCTCTACGGATCGGCCGAAAAGCAAGGCTCGGGCGGCGCCCAGGAACCGGCCAAGACGCCCGCGAATTAA
- the mlaE gene encoding lipid asymmetry maintenance ABC transporter permease subunit MlaE translates to MSGKTNPISALGGWIRGQISGIGYFTRFFLGLLGRSGIAFSRPRLVSQQIHFIGNYSLLIIAVSGMFVGFVLGLQGYYTLNRYGSSEALGLLVALSLVRELGPVVTALLFAGRAGTSLTAEIGLMKAGEQLSAMEVMAVDPMRRVLVPRLWGGIIAMPILAAVFSMVGILGGWVVGVLMIGVDPGAFWSQMQNGVDVWNDVLNGVIKSLVFGVTVTLVSLYEGWQAKPTPEGVARATTRTVVVGSLAVLGLDFLLTALMFGN, encoded by the coding sequence ATGAGCGGCAAGACCAATCCCATCAGCGCGCTGGGCGGCTGGATCCGGGGCCAGATTTCCGGTATCGGCTACTTCACCCGTTTCTTCCTGGGCCTGCTGGGGCGCAGCGGCATCGCGTTCTCGCGCCCGCGCCTGGTATCGCAGCAGATCCACTTCATCGGCAATTACTCGCTGCTGATCATCGCCGTGTCCGGCATGTTCGTCGGCTTCGTGCTGGGCCTGCAGGGCTATTACACGCTGAACCGCTACGGCTCGTCGGAAGCGCTGGGCCTGCTGGTGGCGCTGTCGCTGGTGCGCGAGCTGGGGCCGGTGGTCACGGCGCTGCTGTTCGCCGGCCGCGCGGGCACCTCGCTGACCGCCGAGATCGGCCTGATGAAGGCCGGCGAACAGCTGTCGGCGATGGAAGTGATGGCGGTGGACCCGATGCGCCGCGTGCTGGTGCCGCGCTTGTGGGGCGGCATCATCGCCATGCCCATCCTGGCGGCGGTGTTCTCCATGGTGGGCATCCTGGGCGGCTGGGTGGTCGGCGTGCTGATGATCGGCGTGGACCCCGGCGCCTTCTGGTCGCAGATGCAGAACGGCGTGGACGTCTGGAACGACGTGCTCAACGGCGTCATCAAGAGCCTGGTGTTCGGCGTCACCGTGACGCTGGTCTCGCTCTACGAAGGCTGGCAGGCCAAGCCCACGCCCGAGGGCGTGGCCCGTGCCACCACACGCACCGTGGTGGTGGGATCGCTGGCGGTGCTGGGCCTGGATTTCCTGCTTACGGCCTTGATGTTTGGAAACTGA
- a CDS encoding ABC transporter ATP-binding protein, translating into MSAHTRSTPEFALRLEGVALGYGEFTVLRDISMDVRAGQVVAIMGGSGSGKTTLLRAATGQLIAQRGTVQAFGQDIAAVDAAGMQSLRKRMGVLFQQGALFTDLNVFENVAFPLREHTRLSEAELTERVLDKLDAVGLRAAAHLKVAEVSGGMARRVALARAVVLEPELILYDEPFAGLDPISMGITARLIRDLADRLGCASVLITHDVQESFAIADQVYLVGQGELKAAGTPQILSQSQDPYVQQFLKGEPDGPVAFQYPETPAFKKWLAQQQGRKA; encoded by the coding sequence ATGTCCGCTCACACCCGCAGCACCCCCGAATTCGCCCTGCGCCTGGAGGGCGTCGCGCTCGGCTACGGTGAATTCACCGTGCTGCGCGACATCTCCATGGACGTGCGGGCCGGCCAGGTCGTCGCCATCATGGGCGGCTCCGGCTCGGGCAAGACCACGCTGCTGCGCGCGGCCACCGGCCAATTGATCGCCCAGCGCGGCACCGTCCAGGCTTTCGGCCAGGACATCGCCGCCGTCGACGCCGCCGGAATGCAGTCGTTGCGCAAGCGCATGGGCGTGCTGTTCCAGCAGGGCGCACTGTTCACCGACCTGAACGTCTTCGAAAACGTTGCTTTTCCGCTACGCGAGCACACCCGGCTGAGCGAGGCCGAACTGACCGAGCGCGTGCTGGACAAGCTCGACGCCGTCGGCCTGCGCGCCGCTGCCCACCTGAAGGTCGCCGAGGTATCCGGCGGCATGGCGCGCCGGGTCGCGCTGGCACGCGCCGTGGTGCTGGAGCCCGAGCTAATCCTGTATGACGAGCCCTTCGCCGGCCTGGACCCGATTTCCATGGGCATCACCGCCCGCCTGATCCGCGACCTGGCCGACCGCCTGGGCTGCGCCTCGGTGCTGATCACCCACGACGTGCAGGAATCCTTCGCCATCGCCGACCAGGTCTATCTGGTCGGCCAGGGAGAACTCAAGGCCGCCGGCACCCCGCAGATCCTGTCGCAATCGCAGGACCCCTACGTGCAGCAATTCCTCAAGGGCGAACCCGACGGCCCCGTCGCGTTCCAGTACCCCGAAACACCGGCCTTCAAGAAATGGCTGGCGCAACAACAGGGGCGCAAGGCATGA
- a CDS encoding nitronate monooxygenase family protein, with protein sequence MTSRLCERLELDQPVIQAPMAGGATTVALVAESSRAGVLGSLGAAYLSAAQIEQAAGAIRERTDRPYAINLFASVPDQPYRGDGARLLALMARYHAQLGLDAPAMPGPQADPLATQIEAVLRARPAVFSFTFGRIAPEVLARCRELGILTVGTATTVREAVALEQDGVDAVVAQGYEAGGHRGTFLDDFDQSLIGTLALVPQVADAVSVPVIASGGIMDGRGIAAALALGAQAAQMGTAFLSTEESGICDAYKAALPASRSEQSRITRAFSGRPARGIANAFMRDMDANPSDILPYPLQNALTRPMRNAGGRAGDIDVLSLWAGQGAPMARRESAAELVRRLAIETAAAQARR encoded by the coding sequence ATGACATCCCGCCTTTGCGAACGACTTGAACTCGACCAGCCTGTCATCCAGGCCCCCATGGCCGGCGGGGCCACCACGGTGGCGCTGGTGGCCGAATCGTCGCGGGCGGGCGTGCTGGGCTCGCTGGGCGCCGCCTACCTGAGCGCCGCCCAGATCGAGCAAGCCGCCGGCGCGATCCGCGAGCGCACCGACCGTCCCTACGCCATCAACCTGTTCGCGTCCGTGCCGGACCAGCCCTATCGGGGCGACGGCGCGCGCCTGCTGGCGCTGATGGCGCGGTATCACGCGCAACTGGGACTGGACGCGCCCGCCATGCCCGGCCCGCAGGCCGATCCGCTGGCGACGCAGATCGAAGCCGTGTTGCGCGCGCGGCCGGCGGTGTTCAGCTTTACCTTCGGCCGCATCGCGCCGGAGGTGCTGGCGCGGTGCCGCGAGCTGGGCATCCTGACGGTGGGCACGGCCACCACCGTGCGCGAAGCGGTGGCGCTGGAACAGGACGGCGTGGACGCCGTGGTGGCCCAGGGCTATGAGGCCGGCGGCCATCGCGGCACTTTCCTGGACGATTTTGACCAGTCGCTTATCGGCACGCTGGCGCTGGTGCCTCAGGTGGCCGACGCGGTCTCGGTGCCGGTGATCGCCTCCGGCGGCATCATGGACGGCCGCGGCATCGCCGCCGCGCTGGCGCTGGGCGCGCAGGCCGCTCAAATGGGGACGGCCTTTCTGTCCACCGAGGAATCCGGCATCTGTGACGCCTACAAGGCCGCGCTGCCCGCCTCCCGCTCCGAGCAGTCGCGCATCACCCGGGCCTTTTCGGGACGGCCGGCACGCGGCATCGCCAATGCATTCATGCGCGACATGGACGCTAATCCGTCCGACATCCTGCCCTATCCGTTGCAGAACGCCCTGACGCGGCCCATGCGCAATGCCGGCGGCCGCGCCGGCGATATCGACGTGCTGTCGCTGTGGGCGGGCCAGGGCGCGCCCATGGCGCGGCGCGAGAGCGCCGCCGAGCTGGTGCGCCGGCTGGCCATTGAGACCGCCGCAGCCCAGGCCCGGCGCTAA
- a CDS encoding tripartite tricarboxylate transporter substrate binding protein has product MKPLRPLIAALATLAAVAAPCSQAHAQAADWPARPITMIVPYAPGGFADTRVRLLARKLGESLGQPVVVENKAGAGGVVGTNLIAKAQPDGYTIGTGNLAPMAVNPSLMKEMPYNPQKDLAPVILIENSPLVLSVNNELPVKTLADLIALARKQPGKLSFGSSGVGGAHHLSGEMFREQAGIDIVHVPYKGGSLAATDLMGGHISMMFEMGYSALPAIQGKKIHPIAVTSARRLAVLPDVPTMAESGLGGFESYNWQGIVAPAGTPAPIIARLNAEFNRILKEPEVQKAIADTGSQAGGGTPEDFAAFIKSETGKWAHVIKAGNIQLQ; this is encoded by the coding sequence ATGAAACCGTTGCGCCCCCTGATCGCCGCCCTGGCCACCCTCGCGGCCGTCGCCGCCCCGTGCAGCCAGGCCCACGCCCAGGCCGCCGACTGGCCCGCCAGGCCCATCACCATGATCGTGCCCTATGCGCCGGGCGGCTTCGCCGACACCCGCGTGCGCCTGCTGGCGCGCAAGCTGGGCGAATCGCTGGGACAACCCGTCGTGGTCGAGAACAAGGCCGGCGCCGGCGGCGTGGTCGGCACCAACCTGATCGCCAAGGCCCAGCCCGACGGCTACACCATCGGCACCGGCAACCTGGCGCCGATGGCGGTGAACCCGTCGCTGATGAAGGAAATGCCGTACAACCCGCAGAAGGACCTGGCGCCCGTCATCCTGATCGAGAACAGCCCGCTGGTGCTCAGCGTCAACAATGAGCTGCCGGTCAAGACGCTGGCCGACCTGATCGCGCTGGCCAGGAAGCAGCCGGGCAAGCTGTCGTTCGGCTCGTCCGGCGTGGGTGGCGCGCACCACCTGTCCGGCGAGATGTTCCGCGAGCAGGCCGGGATCGACATCGTGCACGTCCCGTACAAGGGCGGCAGCCTGGCCGCGACCGACCTGATGGGCGGCCATATCTCGATGATGTTCGAGATGGGTTATTCGGCGCTGCCGGCCATCCAGGGCAAGAAGATCCACCCGATCGCGGTCACCTCGGCCAGGCGCCTGGCCGTGCTGCCCGACGTGCCGACCATGGCCGAATCGGGCCTGGGCGGCTTCGAATCGTATAACTGGCAGGGCATCGTCGCCCCGGCCGGCACCCCGGCGCCCATCATCGCCAGGCTCAATGCGGAGTTCAACCGCATCCTGAAGGAACCCGAAGTCCAAAAGGCCATCGCCGACACCGGCAGCCAGGCCGGCGGCGGCACGCCCGAGGACTTCGCCGCCTTCATCAAGAGCGAAACCGGGAAGTGGGCCCACGTAATCAAAGCTGGAAACATCCAGCTCCAGTAA
- a CDS encoding YbfB/YjiJ family MFS transporter produces MSSHAQPLVPARSAVSLAWPAALALAALMGIGRFAFTPVWPLMAHDAALSLEQGGWLASANYAGYLLGALIAAAWPPRRPLAALGASLLAVAALTLAMPLPHSVAGWAALRLAAGWASALGFICVASWRPARAGDPIEPAASAVVYAGVGAGIAATGLACLALMAAGATAAQCWVALGALALALSMAAWPRLRAALPATAASARPSNREPLPRGMAGLALHYGVFGIGYIIPATFLPAMAKEVMPDPAVFGWAWPLFGLAAALSCLMVPKLARRHGEIRIWRGAQAAMALGMAVAALRHDLAAVIVAALLVGGTFMVITQAGMVAARRLAGAAAPRAAALMTAAFAAGQIVGPLLAAWTARLGASLPQTLAAGAALLALSAWGLGKITAARGSAGHNAVDPRGNAP; encoded by the coding sequence ATGTCAAGCCATGCCCAGCCCCTCGTCCCCGCCCGCAGCGCCGTCAGCCTCGCCTGGCCGGCCGCGCTGGCGCTGGCCGCGCTGATGGGCATCGGCCGCTTCGCCTTCACGCCGGTCTGGCCGCTGATGGCGCACGACGCCGCGCTCTCGCTGGAACAAGGCGGCTGGCTGGCCTCGGCCAACTACGCGGGCTACCTGCTGGGCGCGTTGATCGCGGCCGCGTGGCCGCCGCGCCGGCCGCTGGCCGCGCTGGGCGCCAGCCTGCTGGCGGTGGCGGCGCTGACCCTGGCCATGCCGCTGCCCCACTCCGTGGCGGGCTGGGCCGCGCTGCGGCTGGCGGCCGGCTGGGCCAGCGCGCTGGGCTTCATCTGCGTGGCCTCATGGCGGCCCGCGCGGGCGGGCGACCCGATCGAGCCGGCCGCGTCCGCCGTGGTCTATGCGGGCGTGGGCGCCGGCATCGCGGCGACCGGGCTGGCCTGCCTGGCCCTGATGGCGGCCGGCGCCACGGCGGCGCAATGCTGGGTGGCGCTGGGCGCGCTGGCGCTGGCCTTGTCGATGGCCGCCTGGCCCAGACTGCGCGCGGCGCTGCCGGCCACCGCCGCGTCCGCCCGCCCATCCAACCGGGAACCGCTGCCGCGCGGCATGGCGGGACTGGCGTTGCACTACGGCGTGTTCGGCATCGGCTACATCATTCCCGCCACCTTCCTGCCCGCCATGGCCAAGGAAGTCATGCCCGATCCGGCGGTGTTCGGCTGGGCCTGGCCCCTGTTCGGACTGGCCGCCGCGCTGTCCTGCCTGATGGTGCCTAAGCTGGCGCGCCGGCACGGCGAGATCCGGATCTGGCGCGGCGCGCAGGCGGCGATGGCGCTGGGCATGGCGGTGGCGGCGCTGCGGCACGACCTGGCCGCCGTGATCGTGGCGGCGCTGCTGGTGGGCGGCACCTTCATGGTCATCACCCAGGCCGGCATGGTGGCGGCCCGGCGCCTGGCGGGCGCGGCCGCGCCCCGTGCCGCCGCCCTGATGACGGCGGCCTTCGCCGCCGGCCAGATTGTCGGCCCGCTGCTGGCCGCCTGGACGGCGCGGCTGGGCGCCAGCCTGCCGCAGACGCTGGCGGCGGGCGCGGCGCTGCTGGCGCTGTCGGCCTGGGGCTTGGGGAAAATCACGGCCGCGCGCGGCAGCGCTGGGCATAATGCAGTCGACCCAAGGGGCAATGCCCCCTGA
- a CDS encoding LysR family transcriptional regulator: MRNLDLDALQIFKAVADEGGVARAAAQLNRVQSNVSTRLKQLEAALDAPLFRRQNRRLVLSDQGRVLLSYADRLLRLSAEAQQAVRDGAPRGTLRLGTMESTAAARLPPVLAAYHAAWPQVRIELVTGTSAALAAKVRDYELEAAFVAEPFPAEGLASTEAFAETLVLISPRAWPEIADARALADHTVIAFASGCSYRRILESWLGREGVAPGKVMEFASYHAIVACVAAGTGVAIVPRSVLDVLGGQTALRVRDLPGKYGAARTRLVWRVDDDTPAVQALRDQLAA, from the coding sequence ATGAGAAATTTGGATCTGGACGCACTGCAGATTTTCAAGGCGGTGGCCGATGAAGGTGGCGTGGCGCGCGCGGCCGCCCAGCTGAACCGTGTGCAGTCCAACGTGTCCACCCGGCTCAAGCAGCTGGAGGCTGCACTGGATGCGCCCTTGTTCCGCCGCCAGAACCGGCGCCTGGTGCTGTCGGACCAGGGCCGCGTGCTGCTGTCCTACGCCGACCGTCTGCTGCGGTTGTCGGCCGAGGCGCAGCAGGCCGTGCGCGACGGCGCGCCGCGCGGCACGTTGCGCCTGGGCACCATGGAAAGCACGGCGGCGGCCCGGTTGCCGCCGGTGCTGGCGGCCTACCACGCGGCCTGGCCGCAGGTGCGCATCGAGCTGGTCACGGGCACCTCGGCCGCGCTGGCGGCCAAGGTGCGCGACTACGAACTCGAAGCGGCCTTCGTGGCCGAGCCCTTTCCCGCCGAGGGACTGGCGTCAACCGAGGCCTTCGCCGAAACGCTGGTCCTGATTTCGCCGCGCGCCTGGCCCGAGATCGCCGACGCGCGGGCGCTGGCCGATCACACGGTGATCGCCTTCGCGTCCGGCTGTTCCTATCGCCGCATCCTGGAGTCCTGGCTCGGCCGCGAAGGCGTGGCGCCGGGCAAGGTGATGGAGTTCGCGTCCTATCACGCGATCGTCGCCTGCGTGGCGGCCGGTACGGGCGTGGCCATCGTGCCGCGCTCCGTGCTGGATGTGCTGGGCGGGCAGACCGCGCTGCGGGTGCGCGACCTGCCGGGCAAGTACGGAGCCGCGCGCACCCGGCTGGTGTGGCGGGTCGATGACGACACGCCGGCGGTGCAGGCGCTGCGCGATCAACTGGCGGCCTGA
- a CDS encoding OmpW family protein → MFSKLGRVRATAIAGLLAAGAFAVPAHAHEAGDVLLKVGVTQVRPDSNNGSVLNGGVKLDVNNNVRPSFTVTYMATRNIGIELLGAWPFQHDIRGGGLGKIGSTKHLPPTLSLQWHILPDSMVQPYIGVGLNYTHFFDTKAEGALDGSKLKLKDSWGVAAQLGADIKISERWFMNADIRYIDIKSKVSLNGERIGTAKINPWVATLGVGYRF, encoded by the coding sequence ATGTTTTCGAAGCTCGGGCGCGTCCGCGCCACCGCCATCGCCGGCCTGCTGGCCGCCGGCGCCTTCGCCGTCCCCGCCCATGCCCACGAGGCCGGCGATGTGCTGCTGAAGGTCGGCGTCACGCAGGTCCGCCCCGACTCCAACAACGGCAGCGTGCTCAACGGCGGCGTCAAACTGGACGTGAACAACAACGTCCGTCCCAGCTTCACCGTGACCTACATGGCCACGCGCAACATCGGCATCGAACTGCTGGGCGCCTGGCCCTTCCAGCACGACATCCGTGGTGGCGGCCTGGGCAAGATCGGCTCGACCAAGCACCTGCCGCCCACGCTGAGCCTGCAATGGCACATCCTGCCGGACAGCATGGTGCAGCCCTACATCGGCGTCGGCCTGAACTACACGCACTTCTTCGACACCAAGGCCGAAGGGGCGCTGGACGGCTCGAAGCTGAAGCTGAAGGATTCGTGGGGCGTGGCCGCGCAACTGGGCGCGGACATCAAGATCAGCGAGCGCTGGTTCATGAACGCGGACATCCGCTACATCGACATCAAGTCGAAGGTCAGCCTGAACGGCGAACGCATCGGCACCGCGAAGATCAACCCGTGGGTGGCGACGCTGGGCGTCGGCTATCGCTTCTGA